The sequence TCCATAGCCATGATTAAAAATAACTTCTTTCTCATCTTCTTGAATACCAACACCATTATCACAATACATAAGTGAACAGGAATCAGAATGAGTATCAACCCATATCTTAATTTCTGTAACTCTCTCCCCATGTTTGATACTATTATCAAAACATGTGTATAGTACTTTTTCAAACATGGGATCAGCAAAAAGTTCAAAATCAGATATATCGTGAATAATTTTAATCTCCGAGAGATTCAACTGACCAATCACCTTATCTATTATTTCTGAAACCGAATTCCATATGGGTTCATATTTTCCAACATCCTGATATAATTGAGCAAACTCAATATGATTCAGAATAGAAAGACATGCATTATTTTCCATTTGATTCCGACGAATTTGCTCAGGATCTGTTAATTCTTTCTTATCAAAGTAAAGAAATCCCAATATGGTTCTTAACTGGTTCCTGATATCATGCCGAGTCATCGAATTTAATAGGGTTAATTTTTTCATCGTAAGATGAAGTGCCCCTTCAACTTTTTTTCGTTCAGTAATTTCATCCTGGAGCTTTGTATTTATTAATTGTAATTCTATATTTGATTTTTCAAGCATATCCAGTGCATGTTCAAGTTCTGTAATATCATGCAGGATGAGCACATTTCCAAGTACATTCCCCTCTTTATCCGATATCGTTGACTTTTTAATAGCATAGATTAGGGCCAATTCCCCTTTCTTGAGAGAAAAAAAAGAAACATTTCCATCTGATTCAGATAATATGGAAATGAAATCAGGATAATTTGAAAAAACTTCAGAAATATGAGCCCCTATTGAAGATCTGTGATTGAGATCAAAAGCCTGGGCCATTGATGGGTTGATATCTATCACACGGTTGTCAACAGAGATAATGAGAAAAAGATCACTGATCTGCTCAAGTACAAGATTCCTCGCCATCGGCAGAAAATCAAGAGCATTGTATCGAAAAATTGCTATGCTCATCAAAATGCTGAATAACAAAAGCGGAAACGGAAGATTGAAAACCCAAAGGGGGATAAAACCAGCCGTATAGAGCATATTCCATATACAAAAGATAATGAAACCTGCTAAAAGATACTGGATTCCCTTTTTGCGAGTATCGGTGTGAGAATAGAAGGAAATAACCAGTAATACCAGCGATCCAAACATGAAGATTACATTATTGATTGTATGTACATATCCCCAGATTCCGTACTGGTATACTAAAGTAGGTACAATCCCTGAAGTATCAAAATAAAAATCTGACATCATCAGGCTCTGGTATCCGGGCATCCACAGCAAAAGGATAGTAATAGAGGGCACGATAAACATCAGGGGT comes from Methanospirillum hungatei and encodes:
- a CDS encoding histidine kinase N-terminal 7TM domain-containing protein, with product MVFGSQPDFFLITFSLIYLIITAILSLILIWSRNVRNNPAILPFQILLVLFIIATVILSLFSFTNSLDTWILLEKIGYFSYAYASVFFFIVTWQYIGYKDIWRCKLTPLMFIVPSITILLLWMPGYQSLMMSDFYFDTSGIVPTLVYQYGIWGYVHTINNVIFMFGSLVLLVISFYSHTDTRKKGIQYLLAGFIIFCIWNMLYTAGFIPLWVFNLPFPLLLFSILMSIAIFRYNALDFLPMARNLVLEQISDLFLIISVDNRVIDINPSMAQAFDLNHRSSIGAHISEVFSNYPDFISILSESDGNVSFFSLKKGELALIYAIKKSTISDKEGNVLGNVLILHDITELEHALDMLEKSNIELQLINTKLQDEITERKKVEGALHLTMKKLTLLNSMTRHDIRNQLRTILGFLYFDKKELTDPEQIRRNQMENNACLSILNHIEFAQLYQDVGKYEPIWNSVSEIIDKVIGQLNLSEIKIIHDISDFELFADPMFEKVLYTCFDNSIKHGERVTEIKIWVDTHSDSCSLMYCDNGVGIQEDEKEVIFNHGYGKNTGIGLFLAKEILGITKLTIKETGEPGKGSRFEIEIPAGFWRINFSTQHNIS